Proteins encoded within one genomic window of Aspergillus nidulans FGSC A4 chromosome VII:
- a CDS encoding Zn(II)2Cys6 transcription factor (transcript_id=CADANIAT00007966), with protein sequence MPNNAEGTTDPTTPISPSFARPYRSHKVPACDFCRKRRSRCTQEVADQPCLLCRMHGATCTRASSRPGPAKRRRLAVDNAPQDPQEPQQRPSPPPTTESASYAESTHQHPSARDRSTATPVFSQNDASNQSGHIVGPVMARDAQVLERCMSSIPNSAVSYARPNPYSVYSDDTRNPVIYMKVPRQRNIAPSGNGTAGFRQFEAMEKVVEPLGPELCSVYFNNIHPPFPILDEQTVLKAYQQDGLPYALACEIYACSLLLWKSSPKIAASNRPVPDIRYMWNLTVSAMNDDFLSPNFSTILACILDLLGRPITSITYNAVNVGRVVALSQSLGLNRNPSTWGVDSRQKSLRIRTWWGILIHDQWASLSHGTPPHIHKSVWDVPLPDSDSLMVSITPGEVFPPDARVQGAHSFIALCSLTTLLGQILPLIYVLEVQPLEASFRALRRHETALNEWEEGLPSWLRPSSPVFERKAAGALNLQLSFLAVKLCLSRIALLEIHRSNESPAEEDKLYYRSRCRKAARTVIDFTVNLARDELHAFWLPYTAYHFTSAATLTLRCALEAENADTAQECIASAKKLIDFLRRIKNEVNWDLADICLGQCEAVVEKLCDTEYLEMWRKNPHPHSQGEYALDRTQPGHGVNAPSFHFAAHNNVPNPEGQDEFIIQQAQTNQAMADDIGINGIGDPSFLQTFMTFGSMPGLMAESPPFPDLWQMPYMDEYGSRGL encoded by the exons ATGCCCAACAACGCCGAGGGAACGACGGATCCAACCACACCAATCTCTCCATCTTTCGCTCGCCCTTATCGCTCCCATAAGGTTCCCGCCTGCGACTTCTGTCGTAAGCGGAGAAGTCGATGCACTCAGGAGGTCGCCGATCAACCATGTCTTTTATGTCGCATGCATGGCGCAACATGCACTAGGGCAAGCAGCAGGCCTGGGCCTGCAAAGAGGAGACGTCTGGCAGTTGATAATGCACCCCAGGATCCCCAAGAACCGCAACAGAGgccctctccgccgcccacGACGGAATCTGCCAGCTACGCTGAGAGCACCCATCAACATCCTAGCGCTAGAGATCGGTCTACAGCGACCCCTGTATTCTCTCAGAACGATGCGTCCAATCAATCTGGCCACATCGTGGGGCCAGTAATGGCTCGCGACGCTCAGGTCCTAGAGCGATGTATGTCATCTATCCCAAACTCGGCAGTTTCCTATGCTCGGCCCAACCCATACAGTGTTTACTCCGACGATACCCGCAACCCGGTCATATACATGAAAGTTCCAAGACAGAGAAATATTGCACCTTCTGGAAATGGTACGGCAGGATTCAGGCAGTTTGAAGCCATGGAGAAAGTTGTCGAGCCGCTGGGGCCTGAGCTATGCAGCGT CTACTTCAACAACATCCATCCACCATTCCCGATTCTAGATGAGCAGACGGTCTTGAAGGCCTATCAGCAAGATGGCCTCCCGTATGCCCTTGCATGTGAAATATACGCGTGCTCGCTGCTACTCTGGAAATCATCACCAAAAATTGCAGCCTCTAACCGTCCGGTCCCAGACATAAGATACATGTGGAATCTGACGGTTAGTGCGATGAACGATGATTTTCTGAGCCCAAACTTCTCGACGATCTTGGCTTGCATACTGGATCTCCTGGGACGTCCAATTACCTCTATTACATATAACGCGGTTAATGTCGGCCGTGTTGTCGCCCTATCGCAGAGCTTAGGGTTAAACCGTAATCCTTCCACCTGGGGCGTGGACTCACGTCAGAAGAGCTTACGAATTCGAACTTGGTGGGGTATTCTGATACATGATCAATG GGCGAGCCTCTCACATGGTACCCCGCCCCATATCCACAAGTCCGTTTGGGATGTGCCGTTGCCGGACTCAGACTCGCTTATGGTGAGCATTACACCTGGCGAAGTCTTTCCACCCGACGCTCGAGTTCAAGGAGCCCACTCTTTCATTGCTCTTTGTTCTCTAACCACTCTCCTCGGACAAATTCTTCCCCTAATCTACGTCCTGGAGGTTCAGCCCCTAGAGGCATCGTTCAGGGCACTCCGACGCCACGAAACAGCACTCAACGAATGGGAAGAAGGCCTTCCGTCATGGCTTCGTCCCAGCTCTCCGGTCTTCGAGCggaaagcagcaggagcacTAAATCTCCAGCTCTCATTCTTAGCTGTGAAACTGTGTCTTTCTAGGATTGCGCTGCTGGAGATACACCGATCGAATGAGTCTCCCGCGGAGGAGGATAAATTATACTACCGATCTAGATGCCGGAAGGCCGCAAGAACTGTGATTGATTTTACAGTTAATCTCGCTAGAGATGAATTGCATGCTTTCTGGCTACCGTATACAGCCTATCACTTTACCTCAGCGGCGACACTAACGCTCCGGTGCGCACTGGAAGCTGAAAATGCAGACACTGCGCAAGAATGCATAGCAAGTGCAAAGAAACTAATTGACTTTCTTCGCCGCATCAAGAACGAGGTCAACTGGGATCTCGCCGATATCTGCCTAGGACAATGTGAGGCTGTCGTTGAGAAGTTGTGCGATACAGAGTACCTTGAGATGTGGCGGAAGAACCCTCATCCGCATTCCCAGGGTGAATATGCCTTGGATAGAACACAGCCGGGACATGGAGTCAACGCTCCGTCATTCCATTTCGCAGCTCACAACAATGTACCAAATCCAGAAGGCCAGGACGAGTTCATTATTCAACAAGCACAGACAAATCAAGCCATGGCAGATGATATTGGAATCAATGGGATTGGGGATCCTAGCTTTCTTCAGACGTTCATGACCTTCGGATCTATGCCAGGCTTGATGGCAGAGTCACCCCCATTTCCTGACCTCTGGCAAATGCCGTACATGGACGAGTATGGTTCTCGTGGACTTTAG
- a CDS encoding putative MFS transporter (transcript_id=CADANIAT00007967) encodes MDEKAPPNGSCPDKDIQVGTVTVSDLDEGRLFLRQHNITNNDLEGFLADEVRNKALVRKVDLILLPLLAGTYMLQYIDKTALAYSAVFDLLPSTNMTSEQYSWLASIFYFAYLVAEYPWTILAQRTAMAKVVSGNVIAWGSILMITAACKNFAGIATCRFFLGIFEAPITNCFMMIVGMWYTRREQPFRAGIFYSCNGMGAIVGGILTYGIGQIKTIAVWRAIFLILGGITVAWGLVLLLFLPDDILSAKRFTIEEKALLVARGRLARTGILSHQIKWYQIREALLDPQVWILFLFMLLNETINGGLANFSKLIIKGLTDDSLRTVALGIPFGAFQLLWVLSGTFIASKIPNTRTIVMFVYLIPSLVGIIMLWKLSHETQRIAVLFGYYISGGYVCSLVLALQMPATNLGGYTKRATSVALVFLAYCAGNIIGPHAFLAAEAPIYQTGCKLIISCLAVQAALSICLRFLLIRRNKQRDSATADAPVSEEEELADITDFENPRFRYVL; translated from the exons ATGGATGAAAAGGCTCCCCCCAACGGAAGTTGCCCTGACAAAGACATCCAAGTCGGGACTGTCACTGTCAGTGACCTCGATGAAGGCCGGCTCTTTCTGAGACAACACAATATCACAAACAATGACCTAGAGGGCTTCCTTGCCGATGAGGTTCGCAACAAAGCCCTCGTGCGCAAGGtcgacctcatcctcctgccGCTCCTCGCAGGGACATATATGCTGCAATATATAGACAAGACGGCCCTGGCTTATTCAGCCGTCTTCGACCTGCTGCCATCGACCAACATGACCAGCGAGCAGTATAGCTGGCTTGCCTCAATCTTCTACTTCGCGTACCTCGTCGCCGAGTATCCATGGACAATCCTGGCCCAGAGAACGGCCATGGCCAAGGTAGTTTCGGGCAACGTCATTGCCTGGGGCTCAATCCTTATGATAACAGCAGCTTGCAAGAACTTTGCAGGCATAGCAACTTGCCGGTTTTTTCTCGGTATATTCGAAGCGCCCATTACAAACTGCTTCATGATGATTGTGGGGATGTGGTATACCCGACGTGAGCAGCCCTTCCGCGCTGGGATCTTCTACTCCTGTAACGGAATGGGCGCTATAGTCGGCGGAATCCTGACTTACGGCATTGGCCAAATCAAGACCATCGCCGTCTGGcgcgccatcttcctcatcctcggtgGTATCACCGTTGCATGGGGCCTTGTCTTGCTCCTTTTCTTGCCTGACGATATTCTCTCTGCGAAGCGTTTCACAATCGAAGAGAAAGCACTTCTCGTTGCCAGAGGAAGGCTCGCGCGCACTGGAATTCTTAGCCACCAGATCAAATGGTACCAAATTCGTGAAGCCCTGCTCGACCCGCAAGTCTGGATCTTGTTCCTATTCATGCTGCTAAACGAAACCATCAACGGCGGGCTCGCCAACTTCAGCAAGCTTATCATCAAAGGTCTCACAGATGACAGTCTCAGGACCGTGGCCTTGGGCATACCATTCGGcgccttccagctcctttggGTCTTGTCAGGGACATTCATTGCGTCGAAAATTCCAAATACTCGCACAATCGTGATGTTTGTGTATCTAATCCCCTCTCTTGTTGGCATCATCATGCTGTGGAAGCTCTCCCACGAAACCCAGAGAATCGCAGTGTTGTTCGGGTACTACATCTCGGGTGGCTATGTGTGTAGTTTGGTCCTTGCCTTGCAGATGCCAGCCACCAACCTGGGCGGATACACGAAACGCGCGACTAGTGTTGCCTTGGTATTTCTGGCGTACTGTGCCGGCAACATCATCGGACCGCATGCCTTTCTCGCGGCGGAAGCACCCATCTATCAGACAGGATGCAAGCTTATCATATCATGCCTAGCTGTGCAGGCGGCCTTGTCTATTTGTCTGCGGTTTCTTTTGATTCGGAGGAACAAGCAAAGGGACTCTGCTACCGCTGATGCACCGGTgtcagaagaggaagaattgGCGGATATAACTGATTTTGAG AATCCTCGATTCCGATACGTGCTTTGA
- a CDS encoding putative extracellular lipase (transcript_id=CADANIAT00007968), translating to MARPSVTLPQGKVVGIRLEYKFPQPVDAFLGIPYARPPVGDLRFRPAERFPNSTEIIDASNYGPAAPGKALLPGGPALRQSEDCLSVNIFRPSKSNLAEKLPVAIYVHGGAYNRGSAAMHKTASMVAWSEEPFIAVTFGYRLGALGFLPSSVSKKEGLLNLGLRDQSFLFQWVQENIALFGGDPGTVTLFGLSAGAHSIGHHLLNYDGHKTPLFHRVILESGSPTSRAVRPYNAEIHEQQFRDFLQEVGCPSTLAESEIFPFLRSLPSSVITNAQIAVFDKYNPSLRWAFQPVIDDDVIPRKPLDAWTAGLWHRVPIMTGFNSNEGTMYVDKSMSDSAQFRKFWQELLPQLTKEDLDTIDRLYPDPSTDPTSPYVETRTGLDLGPQYKRIEAAYGHYAYVAPARQTAHFAASIPGAPSVYLYHWALPRTIIGRANHGDNMYYETYNDEITGLSESQKELSGTLHAYITSFITHGDPNSIKGRYGTRPEWKPYKPSSPGILVFGENNEELIGGSVAPPAKFVSDNWAREETEFWWSKVPISQLA from the exons ATGGCACGGCCTTCAGTCACGCTTCCCCAGGGCAAAGTTGTCGGAATCCGACTCGAATACAAATTCCCACAGCCTGTCGACGCCTTTTTAGGTATTCCCTATGCTCGCCCTCCTGTTGGCGACTTGCGCTTCAGACCTGCTGAAAGGTTCCCCAATTCAACTGAAATTATTGACGCTTCCAATTATGGTCCCGCCGCTCCAGGAAAAGCCCTGTTACCAGGAGGCCCGGCGCTCAGGCAAAGCGAAGACTGCCTAAGCGTGAACATTTTCCGGCCGTCGAAGTCAAACTTGGCTGAGAAACTTCCAGTGGCTATTTATGTACATGGGGGCGCATACAACCGGGGTTCAGCAGCGATGCATAAAACTGCGTCAATGGTAGCTTGGTCAGAGGAGCCGTTTATCGCAGTCACTTTCGGCTACCGTCTGGGGGCGTTGGGATTTCTGCCGTCTAGTGTTTCGAAGAAGGAGGGACTGCTAAATCTCGGGTTGCGCGATCAGTCATTCCTGTTTCAATGGGTGCAGGAAAATATTGCTCTGTTTGGAGGAGATCCTGGGACAGTCACTCTGTTTGGTCTTTCTGCTGGTGCCCATTCG ATTGGACATCATCTGCTCAACTATGATGGCCACAAAACTCCGCTCTTTCACCGTGTCATCCTCGAATCTGGTTCGCCGACATCGCGCGCCGTCCGTCCGTACAATGCCGAAATCCATGAACAGCAATTCCGCGATTTCCTCCAAGAAGTCGGATGCCCTTCGACCCTGGCCGAATCTGAaatcttcccctttctgcGCTCTCTACCGAGTTCTGTGATTACCAATGCTCAAATAGCCGTCTTTGATAAGTACAACCCCTCCCTGCGCTGGGCGTTCCAGCCTGTCATCGACGACGATGTCATCCCTCGAAAACCGTTAGATGCATGGACTGCCGGTCTGTGGCACAGAGTACCCATCATGACGGGTTTCAACTCCAACGAGGGAACCATGTATGTAGACAAGTCAATGTCGGATTCTGCGCAGTTCCGCAAATTCTGGCAGGAGCTACTGCCGCAACTGACGAAGGAGGACCTGGACACAATTGACCGTCTCTACCCAGACCCCAGCACCGACCCAACGTCTCCCTACGTCGAAACTAGAACAGGGTTGGACCTAGGACCGCAATACAAACGCATTGAGGCAGCGTACGGGCATTACGCCTATGTTGCGCCCGCACGGCAGACAGCACACTTTGCCGCCTCTATCCCCGGGGCTCCATCGGTATACCTTTACCATTGGGCCCTCCCGCGCACAATAATCGGCCGCGCTAATCATGGCGACAACATGTACTACGAAACATACAACGACGAAATCACGGGTCTTTCCGAATCACAGAAGGAGCTTTCAGGGACCTTGCATGCGTACATTACCAGCTTCATCACACACGGAGATCCAAATTCCATCAAAGGACGGTATGGAACACGGCCTGAGTGGAAGCCGTATAAGCCATCCTCTCCGGGAATTTTGGTGTTTGGCGAGAACAATGAGGAGCTTATTGGTGGGAGTGTTGCACCTCCTGCAAAGTTTGTGAGTGATAACTGGGCGAGGGAGGAGACGGAGTTCTGGTGGAGCAAGGTACCAATATCGCAGCTTGCATGA
- a CDS encoding putative 1-aminocyclopropane-1-carboxylate deaminase (transcript_id=CADANIAT00007969), translated as MPSQDVPLPEPFASVPRETLTFGPSPIQYLPNITAALGGKVNIYAKREDVNSGLAFGGNKTRKLEYLASDALAQKADTLVSIGGFQSNHTRQVAAVARKLGLEVALVQEKWVDWDDKNGVYDKAGNIQLSRLMGADTRLDMSGFGIEHKLTLKNLEEEIRARGGKPYYIPAGASDHPLGGLGFARWAFEVEMQEKELGVFFDTVIVCAVTGSTMAGMIAGFKLAQKVNGSRKRKIIGIDASATVEQTFEQILRIAKFTGVKIGLDEEDITAEDVILDDRYHAGVYGIPDEATIEAIKFGARTEAFITDPVYEGKSLNGMMDMGLLSCCRIVFRVKS; from the exons ATGCCCTCACAAGACGTCCCCCTACCAGAGCCATTTGCTTCTGTTCCTCGAGAAACCCTGACCTTCGGCCCCTCACCCATCCAATACCTCCCTAACATCACTGCCGCGCTAGGCGGAAAAGTCAACATCTACGCTAAACGCGAAGATGTCAACAGCGGCCTCGCTTTCGGGGGCAACAAGACCCGGAAACTTGAGTACCTCGCGTCCGACGCCCTCGCTCAAAAGGCAGATACGTTGGTGTCGATCGGCGGCTTCCAAAGCAACCACACGCGGCAAGTCGCGGCCGTCGCGCGGAAGCTTGGCCTCGAAGTTGCGCTTGTACAGGAAAAATGGGTTGATTGGGACGACAAAAATGGCGTTTACGACAAGGCGGGGAATATCCAGCTTTCGCGGCTGATGGGCGCAGACACGAGACTCGATATGTCCGGCTTCGGGATTGAACATAAATTGACCCTCAAGAacttggaggaggaaatcaGAGCCAGGGGCGGAAAGCCATATTACATCCCTGCAGGAGCATCAGATCACCCATTGGGCGGCTTAGGCTTCGCCAGGTGGGCGTTTGAGGTTGAGatgcaggagaaggagctcggTGTATTCTTTGACACTGTGATTGTGTGCGCAGTAACAGGGAGTACAATGGCGGGCATGATTGCGGGCTTCAAGCTCGCGCAGAAAGTAAACGGGAGCCGCAAGCGGAAGATCATTGGGATTGATGCGTCAGCGACGGTGGAGCAGACATTTGAGCAAATATTGCGCATTGCAAAGTTCACAGGTGTCAAGATAGGtttggacgaggaggatatcaCGGCGGAGGATGTGATATTAGATGATCGGTATCACGCTGGTGTGTATGGGATTCCAGATGAGGCGACCATTGAGGCGATCAAGTTTGGGGCCAGGACTGAGGCTTTCATTACGGATCCTGTGTATGAAGGGAAGAGCCTGAATGGGATGATGGATATG GGTTTATTGTCTTGCTGCCGGATTGTATTCAGAGTAAAGTCGTAG
- a CDS encoding flavin-containing monooxygenase (transcript_id=CADANIAT00007970) has translation MTDYDVVIVGAGISGINSAYRLQTQLPHLRYTILEARDNLGGTWDLFKYPGIRSDSDLFTFGFAWHPWDQDNAIAAGPAIVNYLKRTTAQYGINRHIQYGQRLRGADWSSADHTWSLSVENTADEQMKTLSARFIIFGTGYYDYQTPLQTDIPGLDQFAGQVVHPQFWPEDLDYSNKRIVIIGSGATAVTLLPNLVEKAQHVTMLQRSPTYILALPNRKPLMSWILPAFIARRLIRVSWMLTSRIFFLFCQAFPLLARFILRFRTKTLLPKDVPWDPHFKPNYNPWDQRLCVSPDGDFYKSLHTGKAAVKTDTIKTVTPKGIELNSGEFLDADMIVPATGLRLRIAGGASISVDGAPVHLNDKFIWHGMMLQDMPNAAFIIGYTNASWTLGADATALTICRILKNLEKRGFAAVVPRLSPSLASNIQPRRLLNLSSTYITKAEKDLPRAADRGPWVPRDNYFSDLWFAKYGNIDDGMEFLGEKKTL, from the coding sequence ATGACCGACTACGACGTGGTGATTGTTGGTGCCGGCATCTCCGGCATAAACTCGGCGTACCGACTGCAGACCCAACTACCACACCTGCGCTACACCATCCTCGAGGCTCGCGACAATCTCGGTGGTACTTGGGACCTGTTCAAGTATCCCGGCATCCGCTCGGATTCAGATCTATTCACCTTTGGCTTTGCCTGGCATCCGTGGGATCAGGACAACGCGATCGCAGCGGGTCCAGCCATTGTCAACTACCTGAAGCGTACGACCGCGCAGTATGGCATCAATCGCCACATTCAGTACGGCCAACGGCTGCGCGGTGCGGACTGGTCTTCAGCCGACCATACCTGGTCGCTGTCGGTGGAAAACACCGCCGACGAGCAGATGAAGACCCTTTCCGCCCGCTTTATCATTTTCGGCACTGGTTACTACGATTATCAAACCCCTCTCCAGACAGATATCCCGGGTCTAGATCAGTTCGCCGGCCAGGTCGTCCACCCTCAGTTCTGGCCTGAGGATCTGGATTATTCTAATAAACGcattgtcattattggcaGTGGTGCCACGGCGGTCACTCTGCTCCCAAATCTGGTTGAGAAGGCACAGCACGTGACTATGCTACAGCGAAGTCCAACGTATATTCTGGCCCTTCCGAACCGCAAGCCTCTTATGAGCTGGATACTCCCAGCTTTTATTGCTCGCCGTCTGATTCGGGTCAGCTGGATGCTCACGTCTCGaattttcttcctcttttgcCAGGCTTTCCCGCTGCTCGCGCGTTTCATTCTCCGCTTCCGAACCAAGACATTATTGCCTAAGGACGTCCCCTGGGATCCACACTTCAAGCCAAACTATAACCCATGGGACCAGCGTCTTTGTGTTTCGCCAGATGGTGATTTCTACAAGAGTCTACACACGGGCAAAGCCGCTGTAAAAACAGACACCATCAAGACCGTCACGCCAAAGGGCATTGAGCTCAATTCGGGCGAATTCTTGGACGCCGACATGATCGTCCCAGCAACGGGTCTCCGTTTGAGGATTGCTGGCGGTGCCTCCATTAGCGTCGACGGTGCCCCGGTGCACCTCAACGACAAGTTTATTTGGCACGGTATGATGCTCCAGGACATGCCAAACGCTGCCTTTATCATTGGATATACAAACGCATCATGGACACTTGGCGCCGACGCCACAGCTCTTACCATCTGTCGAATTCTTAAGAATCTCGAAAAGCGCGGCTTCGCGGCCGTTGTGCCGCGCCTCTCGCCCTCACTCGCTTCGAACATTCAACCCCGGCGGCTGCTCAATCTTTCGTCTACATACATCacgaaagcagaaaaggacCTACCGCGGGCGGCAGATCGTGGACCCTGGGTGCCTCGAGACAACTACTTCAGTGATCTGTGGTTCGCCAAATACGGCAATATCGACGATGGGATGGAGTTCttgggagagaagaagactcTGTAA
- a CDS encoding lipase/thioesterase family protein (transcript_id=CADANIAT00007971), with protein sequence MLTIAQKLDYIPALASVAVTFVWALLTVAIRAPEYPSHWLLHVGYAVFRKLTARLSAAQMQYVLPASNLVYNRYIRSVRQKPLTVQLEHGAMGHWIGDPKAKNILVWYHGTSRLLAHNPPGVLTEAGGGFALPANIGYFKFFASIVADCERNGQSLAVFALTYTLAPVATYPTQLRQAVEALRYILVEKRHSADHVMLGGDSAGGNLVGGVLSHLSHTHPAIDPLPLDGAALAGAVMIAPWTQLQPELGDRIIDSRGDLITPAVGPLWGSGYVGEAPKDFYTDLSDAPVEWFAKFPVRKILVCGGEREILLPVIEDFVEKLRKGFKGDVEFCVGKGEGHVAPVYNLYIGDKRETQQGARAKSFIRGLLEKM encoded by the exons ATGCTCACGATCGCGCAGAAACTCGACTACATCCCCGCGTTGGCGTCTGTTGCGGTGACCTTTGTGTGGGCGCTGTTGACGGTCGCCATCCGCGCGCCTGAGTATCCTTCACACTGGCTGCTGCACGTTGGCTACGCGGTCTTCCGCAAACTGACGGCGCGTCTGTCGGCGGCCCAGATGCA ATATGTTCTCCCCGCCAGCAACTTGGTGTACAACCGCTACATTCGCTCTGTGCGACAGAAGCCCCTGACCGTCCAGCTGGAACATGGCGCCATGGGCCACTGGATTGGTGATCCCAAGGCTAAGAACATCCTGGTCTGGTATCACGGTACGTCTCGATTACTTGCTCATAATCCTCCGGGTGTCCTAACAGAGGCAGGCGGCGGTTTTGCTCTCCCCGCAAACATCGGCTATTTCAAGTTCTTCGCCAGCATTGTCGCCGACTGTGAACGCAACGGCCAATCGCTCGCTGTGTTCGCCTTGACGTACACTCTCGCCCCGGTGGCTACCTATCCCACCCAGCTACGACAAGCCGTGGAGGCTCTTCGGTAcatcctcgtcgagaagCGCCACTCTGCGGACCATGTCATGCTCGGTGGCGACTCAGCGGGTGGGAATCTGGTCGGCGGAGTCCTGTCGCATCTTTCGCATACCCACCCCGCCATTGaccctctccctctcgaCGGCGCCGCCCTCGCTGGAGCCGTCATGATTGCACCGTGGACTCAATTGCAGCCCGAGCTCGGCGACCGCATCATTGACTCTCGCGGCGATTTGATCACTCCCGCCGTCGGACCGCTTTGGGGAAGCGGGTATGTCGGCGAAGCTCCGAAGGATTTCTATACGGACCTATCGGATGCGCCAGTGGAATGGTTTGCCAAGTTCCCCGTTCGTAAGATTCTGGTTTGTGGCGGtgagcgcgagatccttcTACCGGTCATTGAGGACTTTGTGGAGAAGTTGCGCAAGGGATTTAAGGGGGATGTGGAGTTTTGTGTTGGCAAGGGTGAAGGTCATGTAGCGCCGGTTTATAATCTATATATAGGGGATAAGAGAGAGACGCAGCAGGGGGCGAGGGCCAAGTCGTTTATTAGGGGGctgttggagaagatgtag
- a CDS encoding SDR family oxidoreductase (transcript_id=CADANIAT00007972) — translation MSLSLSHLSLVLGQWLQPIVEQLPPSVQDVVLHPLAPKALLVLLALAFLRQTNRILTNWSMNNGERDRFDHERELVLLTGGCSGIGKQMVLDLAKANVRVVILDIQEPSFTLPSGTAFFKADITSSASIAEVAEKIRAEHGDPTVLINNAGVGHDGTILQKPEAKIRQTFEVNTVSHFLMVREFLPSMIEKNHGHVVTIASMASFIGLGDMVEYSCTKASALAFHEGLRQELRLWYKAPKVRTTVVHPLWVRTPMIKVLTDAGSEFKQPILTPEMVSEAVVKQVLAQSSGQIILPGYYTPLSMLRALPNWFQEFARGVGSRDFIKLREWQQKQLKTQ, via the exons ATGTCGCTATCCCTCTCGCATCTGTCTCTTGTCCTTGGACAATGGCTGCAGCCTATCGTCGAGCAGCTTCCACCGTCCGTCCAGGATGTCGTGCTGCATCCCCTCGCTCCGAAAGCGCTCTTGGTTCTGCTGGCGCTTGCCTTCCTGCGCCAGACAAACCGAATACTGACCAATTGGTCAATGAACAACGGCGAACGCGACAGGTTTGACCATGAACGCGAACTGGTCCTTCTCACAGGCGGCTGCAGCGGCATCGGCAAGCAGATGGTCCTTGATCTAGCCAAGGCGAACGTTCGCGTGGTAATTCTTGATATTCAAGAACCCTCTTTTACGCTGC CATCCGGCACCGCATTCTTCAAGGCCGATATCACTTCGTCCGCCAGCATCGCCGAAGTCGCAGAGAAGATCCGCGCAGAGCATGGCGATCCCACAGTTCTCATCAACAACGCGGGCGTCGGCCACGATGGCACGATTCTCCAGAAACCAGAGGCCAAGATCCGTCAGACCTTCGAGGTCAACACCGTCTCGCATTTCCTCATGGTGCGCGAGTTCCTGCCGAGCATGATTGAGAAGAACCATGGGCATGTTGTCACGATCGCCTCTATGGCCAGTTTTATTGGTCTCGGCGACATGGTGGAGTACAGCTGCACCAAAGCGAGCGCACTCGCTTTCCACGAAGGACTGCGCCAGGAACTGCGTCTATGGTACAAGGCACCGAAAGTTCGAACCAC CGTCGTACACCCGCTCTGGGTTCGCACCCCCATGATCAAGGTCTTGACCGACGCGGGCTCGGAATTCAAGCAGCCGATTCTTACACCAGAAATGGTGTCCGAGGCGGTCGTGAAGCAAGTTCTCGCCCAAAGCAGCGGCCAGATCATTTTACCTGGGTACTACACGCCGCTGAGTATGCTACGCGCGCTGCCGAATTGGTTCCAGGAGTTTGCGCGGGGAGTAGGATCCAGGGATTTCATCAAGCTTAGAGAGTGgcaacagaagcagctcaaGACGCAGTAG